A portion of the Haemorhous mexicanus isolate bHaeMex1 chromosome 3, bHaeMex1.pri, whole genome shotgun sequence genome contains these proteins:
- the SGK1 gene encoding serine/threonine-protein kinase Sgk1 isoform X1, giving the protein MSAALDSASIKGSAGAPAGLAALAASLLPAGRPARKGSYSGLQQRPGAGAQAQPPRRRAAPGVPAGSKMRGKEEKSSLKAFMKQRRMGLNDFIQKIATNSYACKHPEVQSILKISQPQEPELMNANPSPPPSPSQQINLGPSSNPHAKPSDFHFLKVIGKGSFGKVLLARHKAEEQFYAVKVLQKKAILKKKEEKHIMSERNVLLKNVKHPFLVGLHFSFQTADKLYFVLDYINGGELFYHLQRERCFLEPRARFYAAEIASALGYLHSLNIVYRDLKPENILLDSQGHIVLTDFGLCKENIEHNGTTSTFCGTPEYLAPEVLHKQPYDRTVDWWCLGAVLYEMLYGLPPFYSRNTAEMYDNILNKPLQLKPNITNSARHLLEGLLQKDRTKRLGAKEDFMEIKNHIFFSPINWDDLINKKITPPFNPNVSGPSDLRHFDPEFTDEPVPNSIGQSPDSILITASVKEAAEAFLGFSYAPPVDSFL; this is encoded by the exons ATGTCAGCCGCCCTCGATAGCGCGTCCATAAAGGGGTCAGCGGGAGCACCGGCTGGCCTCGCCGCCCTCGCcgcctccctcctgcctgcgGGCCGCCCGGCCAGGAAGGGGAGTTATTCGGGATTGCAGCAGCGGCCGGGAGCGGGAGCCCAGGCACAACCTCCTCGCCGCCGCGCCGCTCCCGGGGTACCGGCAGGCAGCAAGATGAGGGGCAAAGAGGAGAAGTCGTCGCTGAAAG CTTTCATGAAGCAGAGAAGAATGGGACTAAACGACTTCATTCAGAAGATAGCCACCAACTCCTATGCATGCAAGCA CCCTGAAGTTCAGTCTATCTTGAAAATCTCTCAGCCTCAAGAGCCTGAACTTATGAATGCTAATCCTTCTCCTCCG CCCAGTCCTTCACAGCAGATCAATCTCGGCCCATCATCCAACCCACATGCCAAACCATCAGACTTTCATTTCTTAAAAGTGATTGGAAAAGGCAGTTTTGGGAAG GTCCTCCTTGCACGGCATAAGGCAGAAGAGCAGTTCTATGCTGTTAAAGTCCTGCAGAAAAAAGCAATCCTGAAGAAGAAGGAG GAGAAGCACATTATGTCAGAACGCAATGTCTTGCTGAAAAATGTGAAACACCCCTTCCTGGTCGGGCTTCACTTTTCCTTCCAGACTGCAGACAAATTGTATTTTGTCCTGGATTACATCAATGGTGGAGAG TTGTTCTACCATCTCCAGAGGGAGCGTTGTTTCCTGGAGCCGAGAGCCCGATTTTATGCTGCTGAAATTGCCAGTGCACTGGGCTATCTGCACTCCCTGAACATTGTTTATCG GGACTTGAAGCCAGAGAACATCCTGCTTGATTCACAGGGCCACATTGTCTTGACTGACTTTGGACTCTGCAAAGAAAACATAGAGCACAATGGCACGACCTCCACCTTCTGCGGCACACCAGAG TATCTTGCTCCTGAAGTTCTCCATAAGCAGCCCTACGACCGGACTGTGGACTGGTGGTGCCTTGGTGCAGTCTTGTACGAGATGCTGTATGGCTTG CCACCCTTCTACAGCAGGAACACCGCAGAAATGTATGACAATATCTTGAACAAACCCTTGCAGCTGAAGCCAAATATTACCAACTCAGCTAGACATCTCCTGGAAGGCCTCTTGCAGAAGGACAGGACAAAGAGACTTGGTGCCAAGGAGGACTTT ATGGAGATTAAGAATCACATCTTCTTCTCCCCAATTAACTGGGATGATCTCATTAATAAGAAGATTACACCCCCTTTTAACCCAAATGTG AGTGGCCCCAGTGACCTGCGACACTTTGATCCGGAATTTACAGATGAACCAGTCCCTAACTCCATTGGCCAGTCCCCAGACAGCATCCTCATCACTGCCAGCGTCAAAGAAGCTGCTGAGGCGTTTTTGGGCTTCTCGTATGCCCCACCCGTGGACTCTTTCTtgtga
- the SGK1 gene encoding serine/threonine-protein kinase Sgk1 isoform X2, which produces MTVKAAEASGPTLTYSKMRGMVAILIAFMKQRRMGLNDFIQKIATNSYACKHPEVQSILKISQPQEPELMNANPSPPPSPSQQINLGPSSNPHAKPSDFHFLKVIGKGSFGKVLLARHKAEEQFYAVKVLQKKAILKKKEEKHIMSERNVLLKNVKHPFLVGLHFSFQTADKLYFVLDYINGGELFYHLQRERCFLEPRARFYAAEIASALGYLHSLNIVYRDLKPENILLDSQGHIVLTDFGLCKENIEHNGTTSTFCGTPEYLAPEVLHKQPYDRTVDWWCLGAVLYEMLYGLPPFYSRNTAEMYDNILNKPLQLKPNITNSARHLLEGLLQKDRTKRLGAKEDFMEIKNHIFFSPINWDDLINKKITPPFNPNVSGPSDLRHFDPEFTDEPVPNSIGQSPDSILITASVKEAAEAFLGFSYAPPVDSFL; this is translated from the exons ATGACCGTGAAAGCAGCTGAGGCGTCTGGTCCTACCTTGACTTACTCGAAGATGAGGGGGATGGTGGCCATCCTCATCG CTTTCATGAAGCAGAGAAGAATGGGACTAAACGACTTCATTCAGAAGATAGCCACCAACTCCTATGCATGCAAGCA CCCTGAAGTTCAGTCTATCTTGAAAATCTCTCAGCCTCAAGAGCCTGAACTTATGAATGCTAATCCTTCTCCTCCG CCCAGTCCTTCACAGCAGATCAATCTCGGCCCATCATCCAACCCACATGCCAAACCATCAGACTTTCATTTCTTAAAAGTGATTGGAAAAGGCAGTTTTGGGAAG GTCCTCCTTGCACGGCATAAGGCAGAAGAGCAGTTCTATGCTGTTAAAGTCCTGCAGAAAAAAGCAATCCTGAAGAAGAAGGAG GAGAAGCACATTATGTCAGAACGCAATGTCTTGCTGAAAAATGTGAAACACCCCTTCCTGGTCGGGCTTCACTTTTCCTTCCAGACTGCAGACAAATTGTATTTTGTCCTGGATTACATCAATGGTGGAGAG TTGTTCTACCATCTCCAGAGGGAGCGTTGTTTCCTGGAGCCGAGAGCCCGATTTTATGCTGCTGAAATTGCCAGTGCACTGGGCTATCTGCACTCCCTGAACATTGTTTATCG GGACTTGAAGCCAGAGAACATCCTGCTTGATTCACAGGGCCACATTGTCTTGACTGACTTTGGACTCTGCAAAGAAAACATAGAGCACAATGGCACGACCTCCACCTTCTGCGGCACACCAGAG TATCTTGCTCCTGAAGTTCTCCATAAGCAGCCCTACGACCGGACTGTGGACTGGTGGTGCCTTGGTGCAGTCTTGTACGAGATGCTGTATGGCTTG CCACCCTTCTACAGCAGGAACACCGCAGAAATGTATGACAATATCTTGAACAAACCCTTGCAGCTGAAGCCAAATATTACCAACTCAGCTAGACATCTCCTGGAAGGCCTCTTGCAGAAGGACAGGACAAAGAGACTTGGTGCCAAGGAGGACTTT ATGGAGATTAAGAATCACATCTTCTTCTCCCCAATTAACTGGGATGATCTCATTAATAAGAAGATTACACCCCCTTTTAACCCAAATGTG AGTGGCCCCAGTGACCTGCGACACTTTGATCCGGAATTTACAGATGAACCAGTCCCTAACTCCATTGGCCAGTCCCCAGACAGCATCCTCATCACTGCCAGCGTCAAAGAAGCTGCTGAGGCGTTTTTGGGCTTCTCGTATGCCCCACCCGTGGACTCTTTCTtgtga